Part of the Nicotiana sylvestris chromosome 2, ASM39365v2, whole genome shotgun sequence genome, GGAGCCACTGCTAATATAGTATAATTTGAGTTTCATCTATTGTTtatccttgtaaaaaataatatgCTACTAAACATTTGGGGGACGCCCCAAAATGGAAAGTATGTTATACAAATTGGTAAGAGCGCAATACATGATGCGTGGTTAGGCACATGTCATGGGTTCGAACCCTACCATAGATGAAAGATGAAAGCCTGATATTTGAGCGGACAGAGATAGAGGGATAAGTCCATTTCTACTGAGTTTCAAACTGTGCACCACGGGCCCTCGACATTGGCGGATCCAGAAAATAACGCACAGGTTCACGGAAACTCAGTAGCTTCTGTCCAGACCTTGTATATGCATTAAAAAATTAACAGAAATCTATAATTATTTGACTGTAAACCCAACTATTATTGTATATTATTCTGAGGTCATTGtaggaacccataaacttcaaattctggatccgcctctagTGCTCGGGATTTCTCTGTTATAAAAAAATATTGGAATGGAGGGAGTATATGATTTTTGGTGTCCTTCAGCAGTTACAATTTGTCTCCTTTCTCATGTTTCCTTCTAATTATGGAGGGAGTATAAGGTTTTGGTTTCTTTCAATAATTACCATATatgtcctttttcttttttgaggatgttgaggtggatgtgcgtaCACACTAGGAtgaataagattaggaatgatgatattcgggagaaggtgcacgtcgctcccattgatgacaagatgcgggaagcgaggctcagatggttcggggcATATTcaaaggagaagcccagatgctccgtTACGGAGGTGTGAGCGTCTGGTTGTGGAGGGCGAAaagagaggtagagggcgacctaagaagtattggggagaggtgatcagacaggatatGACGAGGTTTCatatttccgaggacatgacacttgataggaagataTGGAGGTCGCGTATTAGGATTGTAGGCTAGGATGTAATTGAGTCTTGCCTTTCTTCGTACTATTGTGGGACTAGTATGGTAGGGTTTTTTGTATAAGATAGCTAGTGACAATGTCGTGTTTTACTATTTTCGCTTTCGAGTGCATGGCCTATTTACTAGCCATCGCTttcgcttttgctttgcatctttcttctggatttcatgttgttcctacTTTTCCTATGATTTCTATagtgatactaatattgtctccttttgtcctttgtcttttttcttgagccgaggatctttcggaaacagcctcccCACTCCTGCGGGGTAGGGGTaaagtttgcgtacacactaccctccccagaccccattagtgggttgttgttgttgttgttgttgttgttgttgttgttgttgttgtcctttcTCCCTTTTCCTTCTAATTCCTATAGAAGAGTACTGGTGGTAGAAGTATTGTGATGAAGAAACGTCCCTATTTTGTAGAGTTGATTTTGGTGGAAATTCGAGAAGGTTTAAAGAAAAGATTTTGGATGATAAGTAAAAAATAATAAAGTGAAACAGTGAAGGGCGAGTGATACAAAGGCTACTTTAAACTATCCGAACTGTCTCAGTTTATATAACTTTTATCCCAAGTAAGTCATAAATCATCCATAAGTCTCGGTTAAGCTATTATATTTGTTTGATTTGCACCAAACATTTAACTTCTATCGTGAATGTTACAAAACCATTTCTGTCACATGCAGTAAACCAAGTGGTAAATTAAGGAATTTTTCTTACCGCCAAGGTGGTGCCAACTGTGTTACATCCAACTCTCTCTCTATACAATTAAACAGTGAGTAGAAAGGGGGAAAACAAGGAAAGGGGAACTTGCTGTGGAATTTGATTATATGTATACATGTAGAGACTGAGGTTCATCGACCATAATGTCAAATGCAATAGAAGTATTTATCTTGGATCAACTGACATATTTAAGGTCGGTTTTCCTGATTGAGGCAGTCCATGATAGTGTTGATCCTTTGctagtttgttttctttttcagAAATTATCGATAATAGTTTGGTTGTTCATGGTTAGATTCTTACTAGTGTTCTTAAATTTAGATGTTTGATGATAAGCGATGCACCTGTCATCATTCAAGGGCCAAGGCTGGATCCCGTTAATTACACCTACCTCCTCATCTGTTTCTGTTCTGCATTGATCTTATGAAATGATTGACCAAGTGTTTCATCCATATGGTTGTCTTAGATGATAATCTTTCATGGGATTGACATCTCACTTGAAGGTTGTTCATTTCCTGCTTTAAATATTTTTCTCATCCACAGCGTTCTGTCTCCTTTATTTTCTTGCTTTGTCTTGTCATATATGTATATGTTTAAATAGTTTCAGCATTCTAGAAATCTCTATAAGTACTCTCATTATTTAAAAGATTGTCACTTGAGTACTTTATCTACAGGTGGCTGCATTGTCTATAAATGGTGGAAAGAAATCGACTCCTGCAAATGTAAATTCCAACATTTTTATCCAGCCTCAGAGTTGTGGGTCTTGGAAAAGTGGCCACAAGAAAAATAAGATACAGTCTGTATGGTGTGAGGCTTGCAAACTTGAATTTAACAGCAAAACTGTTCTTGACCAACATAAATTAGGGAAAAAACACAAAAGAAGTTTGGACAAATTAAGAGGAGGCAGTGTTGTTGCAACTCCCGCTTCTGCCCCTTTTGTTGCTTCTGAGGTGTCAGTTAACCCATTTGTTGGACTGCAAGAGACTCCTGGCAAGGTGAAATCAGTGAATGGACAAGATGCAGGGAAGAAGACAGTTGAACTGGTGGAGAATTTGGAGACCAAAAGACAAAAAGTTTTGGAAGGAGGAGCAGCCACAAACGAGGTGCGCACTTGTCTCGCTTGCAATGTGGTTTGCAACAGTGAGACCGTTTTCAGAATTCATCTTGCTGGTAAAAAGCACATTGCTAACATGTCAAAGCAAGAGAAGTTTACCCCTGCTGCTGCCTCTCTTGTTCCTTCTGAGGTGTCAGTTAACACATTTATTGGACCACAAGAGAAGCCTGACAAGGTGAATTTAGGAAATGGGCAAGATGCAGCGAAGAAGGCAGCTGAGATGGTGGAGAATTTGGAGACCAAGAGACAAAAAGTTTTGGAAGAAGGAGCAGCCACGAATGAGGTCCGTGTGTGTCTTGTGTGTAACGTGGTTTGCAACAGTGAGACTGTTTTCAAAGTTCATCTCGCTGGTAAAAAGCATATAGCTAACATGAAAAAGCAAGCATCTGGAGCTGGAGTAGTTCCCGTAAATTAGAATGGGAATTTTGAAGGAAATTTAGAGGAGATGGCgttcattcatttttctttgtTCAGGTTTCTTATGGATATAATAACTAGTTTACTGTAAATGACATCATATGCAATATGTTTGATAATAATTCCTTACCTTTAAGCCAATGGATTTCCTGAAGATCGTATCAGGTttaccaaaaattcaaaattaagtGGACACTAATTTGGAAATTGGAGCTGATTAAGCCAGAACAGGAAGACCAAGTTTTTTCCAGCTATCAGTTCATAGAGAAGTGGTTTTTTGTGTGGATAAACAAGACGGTTGATGTAATTAAGTGTTCCAAACCTCCAAAGCCTTCCTAGCAGACCACACAGCAGTCAGCAACTGCATCAGGTACAATTGCTTAGCAGGGCACTGAGAACTACAAACATTGTAGTGTCTAGCTTTTGTTGTAAACCAGAAAACATAGTTTAAAACGGTTTTTTTATCTTATGGAGAGTGTACGCataattttcttttttatatgATTGAGACTCTTGGGCCAAAACTGTGGCAGCTGGCACCATAAAACTGCTGTAATGAGAATTTGCATAGGGGGCGAGACACATTTCTTACTTGAGTTAGTAGGACGGAAAAAATTTACCCGCACCGGGTGTTTACACAAACCAATAAATACATGACATGTGTCTTGTATATGGAATTCAATTATTTAATCATGGTAAATCATATGCATTCTCATCTAATTCAATTAGTGAGTTAATATAGTTTGGTGTAAACACCCGATATGGGTAAATATTTATCGTTAGGACACCTCCACTTTTTGTATGGAACTTTCTTGCATAGAAACCAAATTATATATGTTCCCTGAGATGAAAGCACTAGGAACATATATTAGCTCATAGTGGCATGATAATAAGGCAAGTGACCTATAACAATGCACTAATTTTGTAAAAATTAATTTCGATGTAAGATAAAATCCAAGATCCTAGGAGAGATTTCGACATGATATTAAGCAACTCTTGCATTGGGAAAAAAAATACGTATGATGAACTTTAATGGCAATTGGTTATTAATCACTCAATCAGCAGTTTGCTCATCACGTGTCCATGTCTATATAGGCCATAACTTATCCAGACACCCTTTTATATTATTTATAACTTGATGTAAGCCACTATGTAACCAATTAACGTAACGTTCATCTTCCAACATATTCTACTTTTCGATTCTTCCGCGAGGAACTACATTGCATGAAGGGAGTTCAATTGAAGAAATCCTCTCATCAAAAATGATACTGAACAAATAATAGAgtaaaaataactttttattGACTATATATAAATCATTAGATCCCCTTGACATAAAGAAAGCTTCTAATTCAACTTTAAAGGTGACTCAAAGAATACTTTAGGTCACAAATTTGAATCCTAAGTGTCTCATTCTTGTATAT contains:
- the LOC104241123 gene encoding uncharacterized protein; the protein is MDCNYNGWTGIQPNPSLYPNPPSLTDPYASILQSTSLPAHQSVPLNPNPSSYTLSSGHESQQQGLVFVYGHANGANSVEATAVYYQNLVANEQFRLSEVAALSINGGKKSTPANVNSNIFIQPQSCGSWKSGHKKNKIQSVWCEACKLEFNSKTVLDQHKLGKKHKRSLDKLRGGSVVATPASAPFVASEVSVNPFVGLQETPGKVKSVNGQDAGKKTVELVENLETKRQKVLEGGAATNEVRTCLACNVVCNSETVFRIHLAGKKHIANMSKQEKFTPAAASLVPSEVSVNTFIGPQEKPDKVNLGNGQDAAKKAAEMVENLETKRQKVLEEGAATNEVRVCLVCNVVCNSETVFKVHLAGKKHIANMKKQASGAGVVPVN